From the Microtus ochrogaster isolate Prairie Vole_2 unplaced genomic scaffold, MicOch1.0 UNK113, whole genome shotgun sequence genome, one window contains:
- the Sowahc gene encoding ankyrin repeat domain-containing protein SOWAHC, with product MEPSSEAIVRFLTERGGRARHSELVQHFRDALGGPREQRTRAREHFKDLVNAVATVRTDPADGTKYVHLKKRFCAGGSPPLEASLPRDPPRIEVTEEPEVPDFPAEPCEGSQLQVGADPQLSLCPGGELSDQEPPIPAQSGAPSKDLPQEVQAVSWASVPGPGENLKLPAHGGEEAEGGSSLSGPNTPRSARQNFRDLVMGSSPQLKRSVCPGDGNSVGGRSRGGGDSDSASLASSSAEEESSGGGSVTLDPLEHAWMLSASEGKWDSLEGLLTCEPGLLSKRDFITGFTCLHWAAKHGRQELLAMLVNFASKHQLPVNINARSSGGYTALHLAAMHGHIEVVKLLVGAYDADVDIRDYSGRKASQYLSESIAEEIKNLVGVMDEDDGDSTTGRGSGRWRLSKVLPSHLITYKLSQGVEDGTEHHHHHHHHHHHVAEAGSKAKDSGRKALGSSSGRLKPRLNKIRFRTQIIHTTPSFKDTEQPLEEGEEEEEERSLKGHSSSFKLRPKSNVFG from the coding sequence ATGGAGCCGAGCTCTGAGGCGATCGTGCGCTTTCTCACCGAGCGCGGGGGCCGGGCCCGACACTCAGAATTGGTGCAACACTTCAGGGACGCCCTGGGCGGCCCCCGGGAGCAGCGCACCCGCGCCCGCGAACACTTCAAGGATCTGGTCAACGCGGTGGCCACCGTGCGCACCGATCCCGCGGATGGGACCAAGTACGTACATCTCAAGAAGAGGTTCTGTGCAGGGGGGTCCCCTCCGCTAGAGGCCTCACTCCCCCGGGATCCACCGCGTATAGAGGTGACTGAGGAGCCTGAAGTCCCGGACTTTCCAGCCGAGCCATGCGAGGGCAGCCAGCTCCAAGTGGGGGCAGATCCACAGTTGTCTCTCTGCCCGGGAGGCGAACTCAGCGACCAGGAGCCTCCGATCCCTGCTCAAAGTGGGGCCCCGTCTAAGGACTTGCCACAGGAGGTCCAGGCCGTGTCCTGGGCGTCAGTCCCCGGGCCTGGCGAGAACCTGAAACTCCCTGCACACGGCGGTGAGGAAGCTGAAGGGGGCAGTTCCCTTAGTGGGCCAAATACGCCGAGGTCGGCCCGTCAGAACTTTCGGGACCTGGTGATGGGCAGCTCCCCTCAACTCAAGAGGAGCGTGTGTCCCGGGGACGGTAACTCCGTAGGAGGTCGCAGCAGAGGAGGGGGCGACTCCGATAGCGCATCCTTGGCTTCGTCATCCGCCGAAGAGGAGAGCAGCGGTGGGGGCTCGGTGacgctggatcctctggagcacGCCTGGATGCTCTCGGCTTCGGAGGGCAAGTGGGACAGCCTAGAAGGGCTGCTCACTTGTGAGCCTGGCCTGCTGTCGAAGCGAGACTTCATCACCGGTTTCACCTGTCTCCACTGGGCCGCCAAGCACGGCAGGCAGGAGCTCCTGGCTATGTTGGTCAACTTTGCCAGCAAACACCAGCTGCCAGTGAACATCAATGCCAGGTCGAGCGGAGGCTACACGGCCCTGCATTTGGCAGCCATGCACGGGCACATAGAGGTGGTGAAGTTACTCGTGGGGGCCTACGACGCAGATGTGGACATCAGGGACTACAGCGGGAGAAAGGCCTCTCAGTACCTGAGTGAGAGCATCGCAGAGGAGATCAAGAACCTGGTAGGCGTCATGGACGAAGATGATGGGGACAGTACCACCGGCCGCGGGAGTGGGCGCTGGAGACTTTCAAAGGTGCTCCCGTCACACCTCATCACTTACAAACTCTCCCAGGGCGTGGAAGATGGCACcgaacatcatcaccatcaccaccaccaccaccaccacgtcGCCGAGGCCGGGAGCAAGGCGAAAGATTCAGGTCGCAAAGCCTTGGGCAGCTCCAGCGGACGGTTAAAACCACGGCTCAACAAAATCCGATTCCGAACCCAGATCATTCACACCACTCCCTCATTCAAGGACACCGAGCAACCACTGGAGGAGGgcgaagaggaggaagaggaaaggtccCTTAAGGGCCACTCATCTTCCTTCAAACTGAGACCGAAGTCCAATGTATTtgggtaa